One genomic region from Aliarcobacter cryaerophilus ATCC 43158 encodes:
- a CDS encoding D-alanine--D-alanine ligase codes for MKIAILFGGLSFEHEISIVSSIAMKDVLKDELIYFYIDAKRDIYEIPTQKINSKLFSSGEYKKFDKVYFKKGGFYKISGFFKKEQNIDFDVVLNLSHGGDGEDGVLSSILDFYNIPFIAPRTEACVVSSNKFITKGYAKSVGVNVLDYKYFTKKDSVKVDMFPVILKPVKLGSSIGVSIVKSQEELSYALDVAFEFDDAIIIEPFISGVKEYNLAGTKVNGEFIFSIIEEPQKAEFLDFDKKYLDFSRTSKAKEVDLGDKLNLEIKESFKNLYNTLFEGSIIRCDFFVIDNKVYLNEINSIPGSMANYLFSDFQDLFTKVASTLPAKKEIPINFEYVNKIQVAKGK; via the coding sequence ATGAAAATAGCAATACTTTTTGGTGGTTTGAGTTTTGAGCATGAGATTTCAATAGTGAGTTCTATTGCTATGAAAGATGTTTTAAAAGATGAGTTGATATATTTTTATATTGATGCAAAAAGAGATATTTATGAAATTCCAACACAGAAGATAAATTCAAAACTTTTTAGTAGTGGAGAGTATAAAAAATTTGATAAAGTTTATTTCAAAAAAGGTGGTTTTTATAAAATTTCTGGATTTTTTAAAAAAGAACAAAATATAGATTTTGATGTAGTTTTAAATCTATCTCATGGTGGAGATGGAGAAGATGGAGTTTTATCATCTATTTTGGATTTCTATAATATCCCTTTTATAGCTCCAAGAACTGAAGCTTGTGTTGTTAGTTCAAATAAATTCATCACAAAAGGTTATGCAAAAAGTGTTGGAGTAAATGTATTAGATTACAAATATTTTACAAAAAAAGATAGTGTAAAAGTTGATATGTTTCCAGTTATTTTAAAACCAGTTAAACTAGGAAGTTCTATAGGTGTTTCTATTGTAAAAAGTCAAGAAGAGTTATCTTATGCACTTGATGTTGCTTTTGAATTTGATGATGCTATTATAATCGAGCCATTTATTAGTGGAGTTAAAGAGTATAATTTAGCTGGAACAAAAGTAAATGGAGAGTTTATATTCTCAATTATTGAAGAGCCACAAAAAGCTGAATTTTTAGATTTTGATAAAAAATATTTAGATTTTTCAAGAACTTCAAAAGCAAAAGAGGTTGATTTGGGTGATAAATTAAATTTAGAGATTAAAGAGAGTTTCAAGAATTTATATAACACACTTTTTGAAGGTTCAATAATAAGATGTGATTTTTTTGTAATAGATAATAAAGTTTATTTAAATGAAATAAATTCAATTCCAGGATCTATGGCAAACTATTTATTTTCTGATTTCCAAGATTTATTTACAAAAGTTGCTTCAACTCTTCCTGCAAAAAAAGAGATACCTATAAACTTTGAGTATGTAAATAAAATCCAAGTTGCAAAAGGAAAATAA
- a CDS encoding chemotaxis protein CheV gives MSGIGGSVEQMTQGHLRNVQQLAVFYTGHNNIYAINIAKVKAFIITEEVAINDTPKDTNIIAGIATIRGEPVTLINLDAWLGLKPFDTQDYKLIIFCEFNHKKIGFLVKDMLDIVEKTTQELRHTEETNSKITYTTYVKVNNKDELCTVFNAEQLLRDIKWTDDGGRDIKKYVEGKIHSSKKILAAEDSAVAREVLHKFFSQIEVEYEIYPNGGELIDRIEELDPEKIGLVITDIEMPGTDGYQVASFIKSNSKYEHIPVVVNSSMTTDAVKGKMTQIGIDGFVGKTDINALYTITNKLLIR, from the coding sequence ATGAGCGGTATTGGTGGTAGTGTTGAACAAATGACACAGGGACATTTACGAAATGTTCAACAGTTAGCAGTATTTTACACTGGTCATAATAATATTTATGCAATAAACATAGCTAAAGTTAAAGCTTTTATAATAACTGAAGAGGTTGCTATAAATGATACTCCAAAAGATACAAATATAATTGCAGGAATTGCTACAATAAGAGGGGAACCAGTTACTTTAATAAATCTTGATGCATGGTTAGGGCTTAAACCATTTGATACTCAAGACTATAAGCTTATTATTTTTTGTGAATTTAATCATAAAAAAATAGGTTTTTTAGTAAAAGATATGCTTGATATTGTTGAAAAAACAACTCAAGAGTTAAGACATACAGAAGAAACAAACTCAAAAATAACTTACACAACATATGTAAAAGTGAACAACAAAGATGAGCTTTGTACAGTTTTTAATGCTGAGCAACTTTTAAGAGATATTAAGTGGACGGATGATGGTGGAAGAGATATTAAAAAATATGTTGAGGGGAAAATCCACTCTTCTAAAAAGATACTTGCAGCTGAAGATTCAGCAGTTGCAAGAGAAGTTTTACACAAATTTTTTAGTCAAATAGAAGTTGAGTATGAAATATATCCAAATGGTGGAGAGCTTATAGATAGAATCGAAGAGCTTGATCCTGAAAAAATAGGTTTGGTAATAACAGATATAGAAATGCCAGGAACTGATGGATATCAGGTTGCCTCTTTTATAAAAAGTAATAGTAAATATGAGCATATTCCAGTTGTTGTAAATTCTTCAATGACAACAGATGCAGTAAAAGGTAAAATGACTCAAATAGGAATAGATGGATTTGTTGGAAAAACTGATATTAATGCATTATACACTATTACAAACAAACTTCTTATTAGATAA
- a CDS encoding thiamine-phosphate kinase: protein MNKEDFFIKQISNSKYNGDDGAFIDGYVYSQDAFFENVHFKKDWIDKNFISLKQIAYKSMLVNISDAIAMNAKPKYALISIAIPKSYTNKDLEELASGFKKAASDFDFEIIGGDTIENSKLDISITIVSKTKNPIFRNGVKEGDYLCYTGKLGSCKRDLETLLSGKKIKKSSKFIKPTLRSDFFYEASKYINASMDISDGLFLDLEKLSNSSNVGFEFFKEIKEEVGISGEEYEILFSCNQKNLKKIGNIAKKYEIKLNIFAKAVIGSYKSSFSNHHFKD from the coding sequence ATGAATAAAGAAGATTTTTTTATAAAACAAATATCAAATAGCAAATACAATGGTGATGATGGAGCATTTATAGATGGGTATGTTTACTCACAAGATGCTTTCTTTGAAAATGTGCACTTCAAAAAAGATTGGATAGATAAAAATTTTATTAGCCTAAAGCAAATAGCTTATAAGTCAATGCTTGTGAATATTTCAGATGCAATAGCTATGAATGCAAAACCAAAATATGCACTTATTTCAATAGCAATTCCAAAAAGTTATACAAATAAAGATTTAGAAGAGCTTGCAAGTGGTTTTAAAAAAGCTGCAAGTGATTTTGATTTTGAAATTATTGGTGGGGATACTATTGAAAATTCAAAACTAGATATTAGTATAACAATAGTTTCAAAGACAAAAAATCCTATTTTCAGAAATGGTGTAAAAGAGGGTGATTATCTTTGTTATACTGGGAAACTTGGTTCTTGTAAAAGAGATTTAGAGACTCTTTTATCTGGAAAAAAGATAAAAAAGTCTTCAAAATTTATAAAACCAACTTTAAGATCAGATTTTTTTTATGAAGCATCAAAATATATAAATGCTTCAATGGATATTTCAGATGGTCTTTTTTTAGATTTAGAAAAACTTTCAAACTCTTCAAATGTTGGATTTGAATTTTTTAAAGAGATAAAAGAAGAAGTTGGAATTTCAGGTGAAGAGTATGAAATACTTTTTTCTTGTAATCAAAAAAATTTAAAAAAGATAGGAAATATTGCAAAAAAATATGAAATAAAATTAAATATTTTTGCAAAAGCAGTAATAGGAAGCTACAAAAGTAGTTTTTCAAACCATCATTTTAAAGATTAA
- a CDS encoding methyl-accepting chemotaxis protein, producing MLDFITKKISSKIIFALFLLMSISSLVIVYSTTTKVTKDSIANAKDSLEMLNASIFQTLRNTMNTGDPALIQKAENEAREIRGVKNLTVAKSRELMELYSVDTPFTDDPQILKSFDSKENQIIQTNDENGHTIRMIKPMIATPECMACHANQNVGDVIGVMDLTFSLEETDKRIQSLLKEISFTSAILGLLTIILIFFIVKKATNSIEILKEGFSNLLHSNDTNITLKVKSNDEIGDVAALFNSYMDKVREGLKQDEIVIEEANDVIEKTANGFFVYKVHNTASNHHVEDLKNKLNVMIEKTKDTLDNINEALRQYAESKYDYVLKDDTIFGNLGSLTSGINLVGNNTSELLAIVMNTGNSLKNSTQTLSDTSLELKSSSSKQAASLEETAAALEEITATIQANTQSTIKMSKLAQELSVSAQKGQELANQTAKSMDDINKEVSSINEAIEVIDQIAFQTNILSLNAAVEAATAGEAGKGFAVVAGEVRNLANRSAQAAKEIKDIVEKASSKANNGKSIANNMIDGYSELNSSISNTLVTIENVATASKEQESGILQINDAISSLDASTQKNAQVAEQISNMATSIAYTSNYLVTASSRTSFIKDSLDKVDNVDLVYDTALLKTNLLKKKDEVYSKLGDYKNFNVIDDNSIKDWLNSNDNASKILDKKLLENIKVLDTTFYKNLQDLVISNSNADKPEILNIKASAAEKCTTEIFKSLDDIKFSKKS from the coding sequence ATGCTTGATTTTATAACAAAAAAGATTAGCAGCAAGATTATATTTGCACTATTTTTACTGATGTCTATTAGCAGTTTAGTTATAGTTTATTCTACTACAACAAAAGTTACAAAAGATTCAATAGCAAATGCAAAAGATAGTTTAGAAATGTTAAATGCTTCCATATTTCAAACCTTAAGAAATACAATGAATACTGGAGATCCAGCACTTATCCAAAAAGCAGAAAATGAAGCAAGAGAAATAAGAGGTGTAAAAAATCTAACAGTCGCAAAAAGTAGAGAACTAATGGAGCTATACTCTGTTGATACTCCATTTACAGATGACCCACAAATATTAAAAAGTTTTGATTCAAAAGAGAATCAAATAATTCAAACAAATGATGAAAATGGTCATACTATAAGAATGATAAAACCAATGATTGCTACACCTGAATGTATGGCTTGTCATGCAAATCAAAATGTAGGAGATGTAATTGGAGTTATGGACCTTACTTTTTCTCTTGAAGAGACAGACAAAAGAATTCAATCACTTCTAAAAGAGATCTCTTTTACTTCTGCTATTTTAGGATTACTTACAATTATTTTAATATTTTTTATCGTAAAAAAAGCAACAAACTCTATAGAGATATTAAAAGAAGGTTTTAGTAATCTACTTCATTCAAATGATACAAATATTACTTTGAAAGTAAAATCTAATGATGAGATAGGAGATGTTGCAGCACTTTTCAACTCTTATATGGATAAAGTAAGAGAAGGTTTAAAACAAGATGAAATTGTAATTGAAGAAGCAAATGATGTAATAGAAAAAACTGCAAATGGGTTTTTTGTATATAAAGTTCATAATACAGCTTCAAATCATCATGTTGAAGATTTAAAAAATAAACTAAATGTTATGATTGAAAAAACAAAAGATACTCTTGATAATATAAATGAAGCATTAAGACAATATGCTGAATCAAAATATGATTATGTATTAAAAGATGATACTATTTTTGGAAATTTAGGCTCACTTACTAGTGGAATAAATCTAGTAGGAAATAATACATCAGAACTTTTAGCTATTGTTATGAATACTGGAAATAGTTTAAAAAATAGTACTCAAACACTTTCAGATACATCTTTGGAACTTAAAAGTTCTTCAAGCAAACAAGCTGCTAGTCTTGAAGAAACTGCAGCTGCTCTTGAAGAGATAACAGCAACAATTCAAGCAAATACTCAATCAACAATAAAAATGTCAAAACTGGCTCAAGAGCTAAGTGTTTCAGCACAAAAAGGTCAAGAATTGGCAAATCAAACTGCTAAATCTATGGATGATATTAATAAAGAAGTTAGCTCTATAAATGAAGCTATTGAGGTAATAGATCAAATAGCATTCCAAACAAATATTCTTTCATTAAATGCAGCCGTTGAAGCTGCAACTGCGGGAGAAGCAGGAAAAGGATTTGCAGTTGTTGCTGGAGAAGTTAGAAATTTGGCAAATAGAAGTGCTCAAGCTGCAAAAGAGATAAAAGATATAGTTGAAAAAGCAAGTTCAAAAGCAAACAATGGAAAAAGTATTGCAAATAATATGATAGATGGTTACTCTGAGTTAAATAGTAGTATTTCAAATACTTTAGTAACTATAGAGAATGTTGCAACTGCTTCAAAAGAGCAAGAAAGTGGTATTTTACAAATCAATGATGCAATTAGCTCTTTAGATGCTTCAACACAAAAAAATGCTCAAGTAGCTGAGCAAATATCTAATATGGCAACTTCTATTGCTTATACATCAAATTATTTAGTAACTGCTTCTTCAAGAACATCATTTATAAAAGATAGTTTAGATAAAGTTGATAATGTTGATTTAGTATATGATACTGCTTTGCTAAAAACAAATCTTTTAAAGAAAAAAGATGAAGTTTACTCAAAACTAGGAGATTATAAAAACTTTAATGTTATTGATGATAACTCTATAAAAGATTGGTTAAATTCAAACGATAATGCAAGTAAAATATTAGATAAAAAACTTTTAGAAAATATAAAAGTATTAGATACAACATTTTATAAAAATCTTCAAGACTTAGTAATATCAAACTCAAATGCTGATAAACCAGAAATTTTAAATATAAAAGCAAGTGCAGCTGAAAAGTGTACAACTGAAATATTTAAAAGTTTAGATGATATTAAGTTTAGTAAAAAAAGCTAA
- a CDS encoding tRNA threonylcarbamoyladenosine dehydratase — MQYSRTKILFGEDAFKKFQDTKIILFGVGGIGSFALDALYNTGVTNITIVDFDEYEASNQNRQLGSHGNIGRKKVEVLKERYPNVTPICVKITPEWIDNFDFSSYDYILDAIDDVKPKVHLIKKHFTKIISTGGGAKRIDPLQIKYSSIWETYNDKFIKKVREELKKQGFKKKFKVIYSSEAPLCIDKGSFEGVTASFGLMMASVTIQKIVKKLSLVKDSQS; from the coding sequence ATGCAATACAGTAGGACTAAAATACTTTTTGGAGAAGATGCTTTTAAAAAGTTTCAAGATACAAAAATAATACTTTTTGGAGTTGGTGGAATAGGAAGCTTTGCCCTAGATGCTTTGTATAACACAGGCGTTACAAATATCACAATAGTTGATTTTGATGAATATGAAGCTTCAAATCAAAATAGACAATTAGGAAGTCATGGGAATATTGGAAGAAAAAAGGTTGAAGTTTTAAAAGAAAGATATCCAAATGTAACACCAATTTGTGTCAAAATAACACCTGAATGGATTGATAATTTTGATTTTTCATCTTATGATTATATTTTAGATGCAATAGACGATGTAAAACCAAAAGTTCATCTTATAAAAAAACACTTCACAAAAATAATAAGCACAGGAGGAGGAGCAAAAAGAATTGATCCTTTACAAATAAAATATAGTTCTATTTGGGAAACTTACAATGATAAATTTATTAAAAAAGTAAGAGAAGAGCTAAAAAAACAAGGTTTTAAAAAGAAATTTAAAGTTATATATTCAAGTGAAGCTCCTCTTTGTATAGACAAAGGTAGTTTTGAAGGAGTAACTGCAAGTTTTGGGCTTATGATGGCATCTGTGACTATTCAAAAAATTGTAAAAAAGCTAAGTTTAGTTAAAGATAGTCAAAGTTAA
- the truD gene encoding tRNA pseudouridine(13) synthase TruD, with protein MKAQRFLNHSQIDVYFKQSKDDFVVNEVPLYDFSNEGEHLILKLRKKDLATWDAIEILANYLKCSTREFGYAGLKDKNAMTVQHISVHRKYEDALKSFTHENIKILETTYHNNKIKIGHLKGNNFFIRLKRVGLVEKQKIEEAFSKIAVFGMPNYFGFQRFGIDGENYKKGKEIVEGTLKERNRNLKQMFINAYQSYLFNSWLSKRIEISKLIEAFEPKEICEKLNFPLDEVKRAKKQPHPFKILTGDLLSHYPFGKIFIIDDLETESQKFFEKDRVPTGLLSGKRVKRSEGLAYDIEKDFEVQMNEDGARRFAFVFPENLQSNYKEDKNHMELSFYLPKGSYATELIAEILH; from the coding sequence TTGAAAGCACAAAGATTTCTAAATCACTCACAAATTGATGTATATTTTAAGCAAAGTAAAGATGATTTTGTCGTAAATGAAGTACCACTTTATGATTTTAGTAATGAAGGTGAACACCTTATTTTAAAACTTAGAAAAAAAGATTTAGCTACTTGGGATGCCATAGAAATTTTGGCAAATTATTTAAAATGTAGTACTAGAGAGTTTGGATATGCTGGACTTAAAGATAAAAATGCAATGACAGTTCAACATATTTCTGTACATAGAAAATATGAAGATGCTTTGAAAAGTTTTACTCATGAAAATATTAAGATTCTTGAAACAACTTATCACAATAATAAGATAAAAATAGGGCATTTAAAAGGAAACAACTTTTTTATAAGATTAAAAAGAGTTGGACTTGTTGAAAAACAAAAAATAGAAGAGGCATTTTCGAAAATTGCAGTTTTTGGAATGCCAAACTATTTTGGCTTCCAAAGATTCGGAATAGATGGAGAGAATTATAAAAAAGGAAAAGAGATAGTTGAAGGAACTTTAAAAGAGAGAAATAGAAATTTAAAGCAGATGTTTATAAATGCTTATCAAAGTTATCTTTTTAATTCATGGTTATCAAAAAGAATAGAAATATCAAAGTTAATTGAAGCTTTTGAGCCAAAAGAGATTTGTGAAAAACTAAATTTTCCACTTGATGAGGTAAAAAGAGCTAAAAAACAACCACATCCTTTTAAAATATTAACTGGTGATTTATTAAGCCATTATCCATTTGGAAAGATTTTTATAATTGATGATTTAGAAACTGAAAGTCAAAAATTCTTTGAAAAAGATAGAGTTCCAACAGGTCTTTTATCTGGAAAAAGAGTAAAAAGATCAGAAGGTCTTGCATATGATATTGAAAAAGATTTTGAAGTACAAATGAATGAAGATGGAGCTAGAAGATTTGCTTTTGTTTTTCCAGAAAATTTGCAAAGTAATTATAAAGAGGACAAAAATCATATGGAACTCAGTTTTTATCTTCCAAAAGGTTCGTATGCTACGGAGTTAATAGCGGAGATTTTACACTAA
- a CDS encoding alpha/beta fold hydrolase gives MAIKNIVVDGKNFDLSYDLINTTKTEDILFLHGWGSNKDIMKSAFSNYLKDYRHIYLDMSGFGKSPNNYVLTTNDYSKITKEFLNSINSNCKVIFGHSFGGKVATLLDPKNLVLLSSAGILEEKPIKVKIKIFFAKLLNSLGLKNFTKVFRSKDVDKMSENMYATFKNVVDEDFSSYFSNFKNSALIFWGEDDIATSLKSGEKIASLIKKSVFTSYSGDHYFFLKHAKNICERVENGIS, from the coding sequence TTGGCTATTAAAAATATCGTAGTTGATGGTAAAAATTTTGATTTATCTTATGATTTAATTAATACTACAAAAACAGAAGATATTTTGTTTTTACATGGTTGGGGTTCAAATAAAGATATTATGAAAAGTGCGTTTTCAAATTATTTAAAAGATTATAGACATATTTATCTTGATATGTCAGGTTTTGGTAAAAGCCCAAACAACTACGTTTTGACTACAAATGATTACTCAAAAATTACAAAAGAGTTTTTAAACTCTATAAATTCAAATTGTAAAGTTATTTTTGGTCACTCTTTTGGTGGCAAAGTAGCTACTTTATTGGATCCAAAAAATTTAGTTCTATTAAGTAGTGCTGGAATTTTAGAAGAGAAGCCAATAAAGGTAAAAATAAAAATATTTTTTGCAAAACTTTTAAATAGTTTAGGTTTAAAAAACTTTACAAAAGTTTTTAGAAGTAAAGATGTGGATAAAATGAGTGAAAATATGTATGCTACTTTTAAAAATGTTGTAGATGAAGATTTCTCTTCATATTTTTCAAATTTCAAAAATAGTGCTTTGATTTTTTGGGGAGAAGATGATATTGCTACATCTTTAAAATCTGGAGAAAAAATAGCAAGTTTGATTAAAAAATCAGTTTTTACTTCATATAGTGGTGACCACTATTTTTTCTTAAAACACGCAAAAAATATATGTGAAAGAGTAGAAAATGGAATATCTTAG
- a CDS encoding TonB-dependent receptor has protein sequence MNVKKITLLSFVVATVLNANEATTLNEITIVEKSNSKLIKDINSEELKSADLAEALTKNSANISVVRRNGIANDIILRGQKKDNINILIDNAKIYGACPNRMDPPTSHVVTNNIKSVKIIEGPFDVENFGTLSGLVKVETKDPKEGFHGELNLNAGSFNYKKASATIEGGNDKVKALISASTEESKAYKDGNGDNFLEQQRKRGVPLATQYRGSNSDAFEKNSVLTKLQFNITDDQDLRLSYTANRSDGILYPAGPMDADWDDSDIYTLGYTIRDLGAFSKQLDLDYYYSKVDHPMSGKLRNGNGTSYMTNHLKTSIWGTTVKNSLEVADSLVTVGLDTSVRNWRGQMHSTIIATGVVTPNATMNRMYDTDTTNKAIFTKVEKSFGNLDLEAGLRYDNTNIDTQRPNVDDKKYNSLNGYIFTAYNFDEQSKVFAGVGKSSRVPDARELYQLGATGVTNATSNPNLDQTKNYEVDLGFEKTIGNFYIKPKIFYSVLKDYIYNSTIGTNRTQFQNIDAKIYGFDISGHYYFTDNFAFDYGVAYQRGKKDGNFEDKDLAEIPPLKANLGLSYEYEKSKFKAEVVAVDKWSKFDNSAKEQEIAGYAVTNLKYTQELFKHFELTLGVDNLFDKVYNSTNTYQDVRYVEVGGEQILFNDPGRYGYVNIKYSF, from the coding sequence ATGAATGTAAAAAAAATTACTCTATTATCATTTGTTGTTGCTACAGTTTTAAATGCAAATGAAGCAACAACTTTAAACGAGATAACTATAGTAGAAAAATCAAACTCAAAACTTATAAAAGATATAAATAGTGAAGAGCTAAAAAGTGCTGATTTAGCTGAAGCTTTAACTAAAAACTCTGCTAACATTTCAGTTGTAAGAAGAAATGGAATTGCAAATGATATTATTTTACGAGGTCAAAAAAAAGATAATATTAATATCTTAATAGATAATGCAAAAATATATGGAGCTTGTCCAAATAGAATGGATCCACCAACTTCTCATGTGGTTACAAATAATATTAAAAGTGTAAAGATTATAGAAGGACCTTTTGATGTTGAAAATTTTGGAACTCTAAGTGGTCTTGTAAAAGTTGAAACAAAAGATCCAAAAGAGGGATTTCATGGTGAATTAAATTTAAATGCTGGAAGTTTTAACTATAAAAAAGCAAGTGCAACAATTGAAGGTGGAAATGACAAAGTAAAAGCATTAATATCAGCTTCAACAGAAGAGAGCAAAGCATATAAAGATGGAAATGGTGATAACTTTTTAGAACAACAAAGAAAAAGAGGAGTTCCTCTTGCAACTCAATATAGAGGTAGTAACAGTGATGCATTTGAAAAAAATAGTGTTTTAACAAAACTTCAATTTAATATTACAGATGATCAAGATTTAAGACTATCTTACACTGCAAATAGAAGTGATGGTATTTTATATCCAGCTGGTCCAATGGATGCTGATTGGGATGATAGTGATATTTATACACTAGGTTATACAATAAGAGATTTAGGTGCTTTTTCAAAACAGCTAGATTTAGATTACTACTACTCAAAAGTTGATCATCCTATGAGTGGGAAACTAAGAAATGGAAATGGAACTTCATACATGACAAACCATTTAAAAACTTCTATTTGGGGAACAACAGTTAAAAACTCTTTAGAAGTTGCAGATTCTTTAGTAACAGTTGGGCTTGATACAAGTGTTAGAAACTGGAGAGGTCAAATGCACTCTACAATCATAGCTACAGGTGTAGTTACTCCAAATGCTACAATGAATAGAATGTATGATACTGATACTACAAACAAAGCAATTTTTACAAAAGTTGAAAAATCTTTTGGAAACTTAGATTTAGAAGCTGGTTTAAGATATGACAATACAAATATAGATACGCAAAGACCAAATGTAGATGATAAAAAATATAATAGCTTAAATGGATATATTTTCACAGCTTATAATTTTGATGAGCAAAGTAAAGTTTTTGCAGGAGTTGGTAAATCTTCAAGAGTTCCAGATGCTAGAGAACTTTATCAATTAGGAGCAACTGGTGTAACAAATGCTACTTCAAATCCAAATTTAGATCAAACAAAAAACTATGAAGTAGATTTAGGGTTTGAAAAAACTATTGGTAATTTTTATATAAAACCAAAAATTTTCTACTCTGTTTTAAAAGATTATATCTATAATAGTACAATTGGAACTAATAGAACACAATTTCAAAATATTGATGCAAAAATTTATGGATTTGATATAAGTGGTCACTACTATTTTACAGATAATTTTGCCTTTGATTATGGAGTTGCTTACCAAAGAGGTAAAAAAGATGGAAACTTTGAAGATAAAGATTTAGCTGAAATTCCGCCTTTAAAAGCAAATTTGGGTTTAAGTTATGAATATGAAAAATCTAAATTTAAAGCAGAAGTTGTAGCAGTTGATAAATGGAGTAAATTTGATAATAGTGCAAAAGAGCAAGAAATAGCTGGATATGCTGTTACAAACTTAAAATATACTCAAGAGTTATTTAAACATTTTGAACTAACTTTAGGAGTTGATAATCTTTTTGATAAAGTTTATAACTCTACAAATACTTATCAAGATGTTAGATATGTTGAAGTTGGTGGTGAACAAATACTATTTAATGATCCAGGGAGATATGGATATGTTAATATAAAGTATAGTTTTTAA
- the ruvA gene encoding Holliday junction branch migration protein RuvA gives MIVGLVGRVVKKEPTSLQLNVGGVIYEVFVSLNCSSKIISDEITLEITEIIREDAHNLYGFLDSNEKKLFDTVIKINGVGPKVALAICSTFTPSSFAQIVTSNDVNMLKRVPGIGPKGASRILVELSGFIVDGASNDEATNINIEASLALESLGFKKDIVTTILKSCTSTTTAELVREALRKLQK, from the coding sequence GTGATAGTAGGATTAGTTGGTAGAGTTGTTAAAAAAGAACCAACATCGCTTCAGCTTAATGTTGGTGGTGTTATATATGAAGTTTTTGTATCTTTAAATTGTAGTTCAAAAATTATTTCAGATGAAATAACTCTTGAAATAACGGAGATAATAAGAGAAGATGCACACAACTTATATGGTTTTTTGGATAGTAATGAGAAAAAATTATTTGATACAGTTATAAAAATAAATGGAGTTGGTCCAAAAGTAGCACTTGCAATTTGTTCAACATTTACTCCTAGTTCATTTGCCCAAATTGTTACTTCAAATGATGTAAATATGCTAAAAAGAGTTCCAGGAATTGGACCAAAGGGTGCAAGTAGAATTTTGGTTGAGCTTAGTGGTTTTATTGTAGATGGAGCAAGTAATGATGAAGCGACAAATATAAATATTGAAGCTTCGTTGGCTTTGGAAAGTTTAGGATTTAAAAAAGATATTGTGACAACAATTTTAAAATCTTGTACAAGCACTACTACAGCTGAGTTAGTTCGTGAAGCACTTAGAAAATTACAAAAATAG
- the nth gene encoding endonuclease III — MKKATKDDINIIKEAFIEHYSDAVTELNYKNDYELLIAIILSAQCTDKRVNIITPALFEKYPTVFDLSLANLDDVKKLINSCSFFNNKAQNIIKMARSVIENYGGNIPHDQKELMKLAGVGNKTANVFMIEYKQENLMAVDTHVFRVSHRLGLSDAKNVEKTEADLVKKLKGDDLHIFHQAMVLFGRYICKAIKPECDKCYFPEVCKTKSSFKPS, encoded by the coding sequence GTGAAAAAAGCAACAAAAGATGATATAAATATTATAAAAGAAGCATTTATAGAGCATTATAGTGATGCTGTTACAGAGCTTAATTATAAAAATGATTATGAACTTTTAATTGCTATAATTTTATCTGCTCAATGCACAGATAAAAGAGTAAATATAATAACTCCAGCTTTGTTTGAAAAATATCCAACGGTTTTTGACCTAAGCCTTGCAAATCTTGATGATGTAAAAAAACTTATAAATTCTTGTTCATTTTTTAATAATAAAGCTCAAAATATTATTAAAATGGCAAGAAGTGTTATTGAAAATTATGGTGGAAATATTCCACATGATCAAAAAGAGCTTATGAAACTTGCAGGTGTAGGAAATAAAACAGCAAATGTTTTTATGATTGAATATAAGCAAGAGAATCTTATGGCTGTTGATACACATGTTTTTAGAGTTTCTCATAGATTGGGACTTAGTGATGCAAAAAATGTAGAAAAAACTGAAGCTGATTTAGTAAAAAAACTAAAAGGTGATGATTTACATATTTTTCATCAAGCTATGGTTTTGTTTGGAAGATATATTTGTAAGGCAATTAAACCAGAGTGTGATAAATGCTACTTCCCAGAAGTTTGTAAAACAAAAAGTAGTTTTAAGCCTAGCTAA